From the genome of Streptomyces sp. NBC_01775, one region includes:
- a CDS encoding diadenosine tetraphosphate hydrolase, with protein MTGDWRTDRIGSALRRENPAVLRRLNAGFAAIGDVQFLPGYSVLLVDDPQVERLSDLPGDKRLAFLSDMDRLGEAVERASRRMDAAFRRVNLEILGNTERYLHAHVWPRFEWEPADMVGRPVWLYPRDRWSDERFALGPQHDLLRRAIGEELDRLCSAN; from the coding sequence GTGACTGGTGACTGGCGGACGGATCGGATCGGAAGTGCGCTGCGCCGTGAAAACCCTGCGGTGCTGCGGCGCTTGAATGCGGGGTTCGCCGCGATAGGCGATGTGCAGTTCCTGCCGGGCTACTCGGTGCTCCTGGTGGATGACCCCCAGGTGGAGAGGCTGTCGGACTTGCCCGGGGACAAGAGGCTGGCATTCCTGTCCGACATGGACCGGCTCGGAGAGGCAGTCGAGCGAGCATCCCGTCGCATGGACGCTGCCTTCCGGCGGGTCAATCTGGAAATCCTCGGCAACACCGAAAGGTACTTGCACGCGCACGTGTGGCCACGGTTCGAGTGGGAGCCCGCCGACATGGTTGGCAGGCCCGTGTGGCTCTACCCCCGCGACCGGTGGTCCGACGAGCGATTCGCACTTGGTCCGCAGCACGACCTGCTGCGTCGGGCGATCGGAGAGGAGCTGGACCGTCTGTGCTCGGCGAACTGA
- a CDS encoding class I SAM-dependent methyltransferase, with the protein MPHPPVSLPAYWDLYKPYRGEGDQPPPPDDRFDWTQYPGHGPGAELLGPCTSALELGPGEGAEAAYLAQLGVHVTAIDLSPVQTERARRFWAHLPGLDFLHAEACAYLQAAGPCFDAIYSNWGAVWFTDPEELMPRILRRLAPGGTLVFSQAEPGDAHGPQQMGGRWLEGRERELTVQRWQYTPQAWTGILKRHGYTDINARTLPAPQPGRFGTLLVQAHRDQAS; encoded by the coding sequence ATGCCTCACCCGCCCGTCTCGCTCCCCGCGTACTGGGACCTGTACAAGCCCTACCGGGGAGAAGGCGACCAGCCGCCCCCGCCCGACGACCGGTTCGACTGGACGCAGTACCCCGGCCACGGCCCCGGGGCCGAACTTCTGGGTCCCTGCACCAGCGCCCTGGAACTCGGCCCCGGGGAGGGCGCGGAGGCGGCCTACCTCGCGCAGCTCGGCGTCCACGTGACGGCTATCGACCTCTCCCCCGTCCAGACCGAGCGCGCCCGCCGTTTCTGGGCCCACCTGCCGGGGCTCGATTTCCTCCACGCGGAAGCCTGTGCCTACCTTCAGGCCGCCGGCCCCTGCTTCGATGCGATCTACTCCAACTGGGGCGCGGTCTGGTTCACCGACCCGGAAGAGCTGATGCCCCGCATCCTGCGCCGCCTGGCCCCCGGCGGGACGCTGGTCTTCTCCCAGGCCGAGCCAGGAGATGCCCACGGGCCCCAGCAGATGGGCGGCAGGTGGCTGGAAGGACGGGAGCGGGAGCTGACCGTCCAGCGCTGGCAATACACCCCCCAGGCATGGACCGGCATCCTCAAACGCCACGGTTACACCGACATCAACGCCCGCACCCTCCCCGCCCCCCAGCCGGGCCGCTTCGGCACCCTCCTCGTCCAAGCCCACCGAGACCAAGCGTCCTGA
- a CDS encoding glycine-rich domain-containing protein, which yields MTTGLAERPVLPVERVRDPRAFVSPQVWEREVTLLQRDHPFDEVMAERLFGQAVAYLITAMEKFGQGLEMCCGRLVDTAVHVFILDTRNYREFCARHFQGGFLEHIPEIAFKYDGSVERTATILHENGFAVDWPLWEHDYGKCGPCRPGANCH from the coding sequence ATGACGACAGGACTCGCTGAGAGGCCCGTCCTTCCCGTCGAGCGGGTACGGGATCCCAGGGCGTTCGTGAGCCCTCAGGTGTGGGAGCGGGAGGTCACTCTCCTCCAGCGCGACCACCCCTTCGACGAGGTGATGGCCGAGCGGCTGTTCGGGCAGGCAGTCGCCTACCTGATCACCGCCATGGAGAAGTTCGGGCAGGGCCTGGAGATGTGCTGCGGCAGGCTGGTCGACACCGCCGTGCATGTCTTCATCCTCGACACCCGCAACTACCGCGAATTCTGCGCCCGGCACTTCCAGGGCGGGTTCCTGGAGCACATTCCCGAGATCGCGTTCAAGTATGACGGCAGCGTGGAGCGCACCGCGACGATCCTGCACGAGAACGGGTTCGCCGTGGACTGGCCGCTGTGGGAGCACGACTACGGCAAGTGCGGCCCCTGCAGGCCAGGAGCGAACTGCCACTGA
- a CDS encoding helix-turn-helix transcriptional regulator, whose product MLTASMSTSTLPDLGAVIRGARAAARMTQTQLGRCCGYSHSAISRIETGHTVPDWPTVARLAAVLGIGPEKLGLAHSSGSPPTGAAPVARATRVPSRPDAEDWEDAVRRRQMLALTGTAATAVLAGLPAAATARPQPAADPDLSGLEDALLYGPPPSSHEATTATVALAVSESRALLAQGRYRELAAGLPHQLALAETYRDEDGGSALSSLLSTAARAAIKAGDDRDTDRRPRRPHRPRGR is encoded by the coding sequence ATGCTGACCGCGTCGATGTCCACGAGCACGCTCCCGGACCTGGGGGCCGTCATCCGCGGTGCGCGGGCCGCCGCTCGGATGACGCAGACCCAGCTGGGCAGGTGCTGCGGGTATTCGCACTCGGCCATCAGCCGGATCGAGACCGGCCACACCGTCCCGGACTGGCCCACCGTCGCCCGGCTCGCGGCCGTCCTCGGCATCGGCCCCGAGAAGCTCGGGCTGGCCCATTCGAGCGGGTCGCCGCCAACAGGTGCCGCGCCCGTCGCCCGGGCCACTAGGGTGCCGTCACGTCCCGATGCCGAGGACTGGGAGGATGCCGTGCGCCGCCGCCAGATGCTCGCCCTCACCGGCACCGCCGCAACCGCCGTGCTCGCCGGCCTCCCCGCAGCGGCCACCGCGCGGCCACAGCCCGCAGCCGATCCGGACCTGTCCGGCCTGGAGGACGCGCTGCTGTACGGACCGCCACCCAGCAGCCACGAAGCCACCACCGCCACGGTGGCCCTGGCAGTATCCGAGTCACGCGCCCTTCTCGCCCAGGGCCGCTACCGCGAACTGGCCGCCGGCCTCCCACACCAGCTCGCTCTGGCCGAGACCTACCGGGACGAGGACGGGGGCTCGGCCCTCTCCTCGCTCTTGTCCACCGCGGCCCGCGCGGCCATCAAGGCCGGAGACGACCGTGACACTGACCGCCGACCGCGCCGTCCTCACCGCCCGCGAGGCCGGTGA
- a CDS encoding YxiG-like protein: MDAAVLEQMLDETFDHAVVHHGYTNYMRDYEVIVYATADPRTGITPSHLRYLFRCCVEARCETSVPAKTWRVSLDDRLIDHETGVDLDGYVWGVRWHCLYPGAKLPAESAATRRWSKALGIDFHEVLMETNAHNLTLLFSELQVSEVPVGYAPFVTE, encoded by the coding sequence ATGGATGCCGCCGTACTTGAACAGATGCTTGACGAGACCTTCGATCACGCGGTCGTGCACCACGGATACACCAACTACATGCGCGACTACGAGGTCATCGTCTACGCGACGGCAGATCCCCGTACCGGCATCACGCCGTCCCACCTGCGGTATCTCTTCCGATGCTGCGTCGAGGCCCGGTGTGAGACGTCAGTACCGGCGAAGACCTGGCGGGTCTCTTTGGACGACCGGCTCATCGACCACGAAACCGGTGTCGATCTCGACGGATACGTCTGGGGAGTGAGGTGGCACTGCCTGTACCCGGGAGCCAAGCTTCCCGCCGAGTCGGCGGCGACCCGCCGCTGGTCGAAGGCCCTTGGGATCGACTTCCACGAGGTTCTCATGGAGACCAACGCTCACAACCTCACCTTGCTCTTCTCCGAGCTTCAGGTGAGCGAGGTCCCGGTCGGATACGCACCCTTCGTCACGGAGTAG
- a CDS encoding IS5 family transposase (programmed frameshift) yields MVALEVISFGWVGSLSVVVGIVERLVPDELWELFQRVVPEVPARPQGGGRRRHGDREVLAAIVFVATSGCTWQQVPAASFGPSGATAHRRFTEWSKARVWAKLHRLVLDELGSRGDLDWSRCAVDSVNMRALKKGDLTGPNPVDRGKYGSKIHLITERTGLPLSIGISGANLHDSQALIPLVKGIPPICSRSGPRRRRPGKLHADKGYDYSHLRRWLRERGITHRIARKGIEPSQRLGRHRWTIERTMSWLAGCRRLHRRYERKAEHFLAFTSIACTLICYRRLAK; encoded by the exons ATGGTTGCCTTAGAGGTCATCTCATTTGGCTGGGTCGGTAGTCTGTCGGTCGTGGTGGGGATCGTTGAGCGGCTGGTGCCGGATGAGTTGTGGGAGTTGTTCCAGCGAGTGGTGCCGGAGGTACCGGCAAGGCCGCAGGGTGGTGGCCGTCGTCGGCACGGCGACCGGGAAGTGCTGGCCGCGATCGTGTTCGTGGCGACGTCCGGCTGTACCTGGCAGCAGGTGCCCGCAGCGTCTTTTGGGCCGTCCGGTGCCACGGCCCACCGCCGCTTCACTGAATGGTCGAAGGCCAGAGTGTGGGCGAAGCTCCACCGCCTGGTCCTCGACGAACTCGGCTCTCGCGGTGACCTGGACTGGTCCCGATGCGCGGTCGACTCGGTGAACATGCGCGCCCTGAAAA AGGGGGACCTGACAGGTCCGAATCCTGTCGACCGGGGTAAGTACGGCTCGAAGATCCACTTGATCACCGAGCGGACCGGTCTGCCCCTGTCGATCGGGATCTCAGGGGCGAACCTGCACGACAGCCAGGCACTGATCCCTCTGGTCAAGGGCATACCGCCGATCTGCTCCCGCAGCGGCCCCCGGCGCCGCCGACCGGGCAAGCTCCACGCGGACAAGGGCTACGACTACTCCCACCTGCGACGCTGGTTACGCGAGCGCGGCATCACCCACCGCATCGCGCGCAAGGGAATCGAGCCCTCACAGCGACTGGGCCGCCATCGCTGGACCATCGAGCGCACCATGTCCTGGCTGGCCGGCTGCCGACGCCTCCACCGTCGCTACGAGCGCAAAGCCGAACACTTCCTCGCCTTCACCAGCATCGCCTGCACCCTCATCTGCTACCGCAGACTGGCCAAATGA